The following are encoded in a window of Spea bombifrons isolate aSpeBom1 chromosome 2, aSpeBom1.2.pri, whole genome shotgun sequence genomic DNA:
- the PA2G4 gene encoding proliferation-associated protein 2G4 isoform X1: protein MSGDDEQQEQTIAEDLVVTKYKMGGDIANRVLRSMVEAATPDASILTLCEKGDAMIMEETGKIFKKEKEMKKGIAFPTSISVNNCVCHFSPLKSDQDYLLKNGDLVKIDLGVHVDGFIANVAHSFVVGASKDAPVTGRKADVIKAAHLCAEAALRLVKPGNQNTQVTEAWNKITPSFNCNPIEGMLSHQLKQHVIDGEKTIIQNPTDQQKKDHEKAEFEVHEVYAVDVLISTGEGKARDAGQRTTIYKRDPTKQYGLKMKTSRAFFSEVERRFDAMPFTLRAFEDEKKARMGVVECAKHELLQPFNVLYEKEGEFVAQFKFTVLLMPNGPMRITSGPLDLDLYKSEFEVQDAELKALLQSSASRKTQKKKKKKASKNAEQATAEDNEATD from the exons ATGTCGGGTGACGATGAACAGCAAGAGCAGACCATCGCTGAGGACCTGGTGGTGACCAAGTACAAGATGGGGGGCGACATCGCCAACA GGGTCCTCCGCTCCATGGTGGAAGCCGCAACTCCTGATGCTTCAATACTAACACTTTGCGAGAAAGGAGATGCCATGATCATGGAGGAAACTGGCAAAATCTTCAAGAAGGAGAAGGAAATGaagaaag GAATTGCCTTTCCAACAAGTATATCTGTGAATAATTGTGTATGCCACTTCTCACCACTGAAGAGCGACCAAGATTATCTTCTGAAGAATGGTGATCTGGTCAAGAT TGACTTGGGGGTCCATGTGGATGGCTTTATTGCCAACGTTGCGCACAGCTTTGTAGTTGGTGCATCCAAG GATGCTCCGGTGACTGGTCGTAAAGCAGATGTCATCAAAGCAGCGCACTTATGCGCCGAGGCGGCTCTGCGCCTTGTCAAGCCAGGAAACCAG AACACACAGGTAACTGAAGCGTGGAATAAGATTACGCCGTCCTTTAACTGCAATCCTATTGAAG gGATGCTTTCGCACCAATTGAAGCAGCATGTTATTGATGGAGAAAAGACCATCATTCAAAACCCAACTGACCAGCAGAA GAAAGATCACGAAAAGGCAGAGTTTGAGGTCCATGAAGTTTATGCCGTTGATGTTCTGATTAGCACGGGAGAAGGAAAG GCAAGGGACGCTGGACAGAGGACAACTATTTACAAAAGGGACCCCACTAAGCAGTACGGCTTGAAAATGAAAACCTCCCGTGCCTTTTTCAGCGAAGTGGAAAGACGCTTTGATGCCATGCCATTTACTCTCAG GGCATTTGAAGATGAAAAGAAAGCAAGAATGGGCGTTGTGGAATGCGCCAAACATGAGCTGCTGCAGCCTTTCAATGTACTATACGAAAAGGAAG GAGAATTTGTGGCTCAGTTCAAGTTCACTGTTCTCTTGATGCCCAACGGCCCCATGAGGATAACCAGTGGACCTTTGGACCTTGACCTGTACAAGTCTGAATTTGAGGTGCAGGATGCAGAATTAAAG GCACTTCTTCAAAGTTCGGCCAGTCGGAAGacccagaaaaagaagaaaaagaag GCTTCTAAAAACGCAGAACAAGCCACTGCTGAGGATAATGAAGCAACCGACTGA
- the PA2G4 gene encoding proliferation-associated protein 2G4 isoform X2, producing the protein MSGDDEQQEQTIAEDLVVTKYKMGGDIANRVLRSMVEAATPDASILTLCEKGDAMIMEETGKIFKKEKEMKKGIAFPTSISVNNCVCHFSPLKSDQDYLLKNGDLVKIDLGVHVDGFIANVAHSFVVGASKDAPVTGRKADVIKAAHLCAEAALRLVKPGNQNTQVTEAWNKITPSFNCNPIEGMLSHQLKQHVIDGEKTIIQNPTDQQKKDHEKAEFEVHEVYAVDVLISTGEGKARDAGQRTTIYKRDPTKQYGLKMKTSRAFFSEVERRFDAMPFTLRAFEDEKKARMGVVECAKHELLQPFNVLYEKEGEFVAQFKFTVLLMPNGPMRITSGPLDLDLYKSEFEVQDAELKVGKLFI; encoded by the exons ATGTCGGGTGACGATGAACAGCAAGAGCAGACCATCGCTGAGGACCTGGTGGTGACCAAGTACAAGATGGGGGGCGACATCGCCAACA GGGTCCTCCGCTCCATGGTGGAAGCCGCAACTCCTGATGCTTCAATACTAACACTTTGCGAGAAAGGAGATGCCATGATCATGGAGGAAACTGGCAAAATCTTCAAGAAGGAGAAGGAAATGaagaaag GAATTGCCTTTCCAACAAGTATATCTGTGAATAATTGTGTATGCCACTTCTCACCACTGAAGAGCGACCAAGATTATCTTCTGAAGAATGGTGATCTGGTCAAGAT TGACTTGGGGGTCCATGTGGATGGCTTTATTGCCAACGTTGCGCACAGCTTTGTAGTTGGTGCATCCAAG GATGCTCCGGTGACTGGTCGTAAAGCAGATGTCATCAAAGCAGCGCACTTATGCGCCGAGGCGGCTCTGCGCCTTGTCAAGCCAGGAAACCAG AACACACAGGTAACTGAAGCGTGGAATAAGATTACGCCGTCCTTTAACTGCAATCCTATTGAAG gGATGCTTTCGCACCAATTGAAGCAGCATGTTATTGATGGAGAAAAGACCATCATTCAAAACCCAACTGACCAGCAGAA GAAAGATCACGAAAAGGCAGAGTTTGAGGTCCATGAAGTTTATGCCGTTGATGTTCTGATTAGCACGGGAGAAGGAAAG GCAAGGGACGCTGGACAGAGGACAACTATTTACAAAAGGGACCCCACTAAGCAGTACGGCTTGAAAATGAAAACCTCCCGTGCCTTTTTCAGCGAAGTGGAAAGACGCTTTGATGCCATGCCATTTACTCTCAG GGCATTTGAAGATGAAAAGAAAGCAAGAATGGGCGTTGTGGAATGCGCCAAACATGAGCTGCTGCAGCCTTTCAATGTACTATACGAAAAGGAAG GAGAATTTGTGGCTCAGTTCAAGTTCACTGTTCTCTTGATGCCCAACGGCCCCATGAGGATAACCAGTGGACCTTTGGACCTTGACCTGTACAAGTCTGAATTTGAGGTGCAGGATGCAGAATTAAAGGTGGGTAAATTGTTTATATAG